Proteins encoded together in one Hevea brasiliensis isolate MT/VB/25A 57/8 chromosome 16, ASM3005281v1, whole genome shotgun sequence window:
- the LOC131174490 gene encoding uncharacterized protein LOC131174490: MSSDRLSWVLLSPDGTTNRKFKNVSLQNLAICSCQSQYLYEAHKLFDEILAGDIHAWPILILGFGLFGLFTLFIEFFSLHGINIEFLITSCFFNWVLQETIGCGWKQMPVN; this comes from the exons ATGTCAAGTGATAGATTATCTTGGGTGCTGTTGTCTCCAGATGGAACAACTAATCGCAAG TTCAAGAATGTCTCTCTTCAAAATCTGGCTATCTGTAGTTGTCAGTCTCAGTATTTGTATGAAGCCCACAAGCTGTTCGATGAAATTCTTGCTGGAGACATTCACGCCTGGCCTATTTTGATATTGGGTTTTGGATTATTTGGACTGTTTACTCTGTTTATTGAGTTTTTCAGTTTGCATGGTATCAATATTGAGTTTTTGATAACTTCTTGTTTCTTCAATTGGGTTTTGCAAGAAACCATAGGTTGTGGGTGGAAACAAATGCCTGTTAATTGA